In the genome of Chelmon rostratus isolate fCheRos1 chromosome 24, fCheRos1.pri, whole genome shotgun sequence, one region contains:
- the LOC121627423 gene encoding uncharacterized protein LOC121627423 → MDPDSLRDSRTVVVSGVPDALPVSRMIDKLIIHFQSRRRSRGGDVEGVRYPTNMDGVAFVTFDEAEDAERVVQKEQHIMADSEFPEDYVLTVFPFTRDVFLYVSSATVDLSVFGRDQASLIQSLRSAHRSLRFRPLLQQRKATIEGPFAAVQALRQDLIGRASQLQSTVSAQTAAVKLKEAPLNTRVRSHHEFVSSVSYSGSKAKLEPASSNSLSTPLQTTGEAATVQTPLSNAKTLNTFPRQNVSCGSSAGGSFCSTDSDEEEQRVQSWLQMPTEHRAERAKANPGQVFGGEINARIRSPLSGLDLLPAEEISAKQAREDDVSQKHTRPDRVSATTIRGGNHLGSRYSSPDYLKESDQSSSAVTAELPRTRLKDVSQTSESDAKDAEELSAVCPEDPEDTGIFVDSYTLRYIERFDKKELDRCLRGLGASVESVEGLDLMQILLTEKQTSTSALRIHQALIRLSTLVDFWQSTLRVHQLDYDEEEQPEKQKLIQICDDVNFLFDDVLYISEDSCVKVIGPSVSSHLFYRTVKDRIAEHKDKCLRI, encoded by the exons atggaCCCCGACTCATTGCGAGACAGCAGGACGGTGGTTGTGTCCGGTGTGCCCGACGCGCTGCCCGTCAGCAGGATGATTGACAAGCTGATCATTCACTTCCAAAGCCGCAGGAGGAGCCGCGGGGGAGACGTCGAGGGGGTCAGGTATCCCACCAACATGGACGGAGTCGCGTTTGTCACTTTCGACGAAGCTGAAG ATGCAGAGAGGGTGGTGCAAAAAGAGCAACACATCATGGCGGACAGCGAGTTTCCTGAAGACTACGTACTCACTGTGTTCCCCTTCACCAGAGAT GTGTTCCTGTATGTTTCCAGCGCTACGGTCGATCTCTCCGTATTCGGCAGGGATCAAGCCTCGCTGATTCAGAGTCTGCGGTCAGCTCACAGGTCGCTGCGTTTCCGGCCTTTGCTCCAGCAGAGGAAGGCCACAATTGAGGGGCCTTTTGCTGCCGTCCAGGCCCTGAGACAGGACCTCATCGGCCGGGCCAGCCAGCTTCAATCCACAGTCTCAGCCCAAACTGCTGCCGTCAAGCTCAAAGAAGCTCCTCTTAATACCAGGGTAAGATCTCATCACGAGTTTGTCAGCTCTGTAAGCTACAGCGGTTCTAAAGCTAAGCTGGAGCCCGCGAGCTCAAACAGCTTATCAACACCGCTGCAGACCACAGGTGAGGCAGCTACAGTCCAAACCCCGCTCTCAAATGCAAAAACTCTAAACACTTTCCCGAGGCAAAACGTGTCCTGTGGGAGTTCGGCTGGAGGGAGCTTTTGCAGCACAGACagcgatgaagaggagcagagagttCAGTCCTGGCTCCAAATGCCCACAGAACATAGAGCCGAGAGAGCAAAGGCCAACCCCGGACAAGTGTTCGGAGGGGAGATCAATGCAAGGATTAGATCTCCCTTATCGGGCCTCGACCTGctccctgcagaggaaataTCAGCAAAACAGGCGCGAGAAGATGAtgtttcacagaaacacaccagacCAGACAGAGTTTCAGCAACCACGATCAGAGGCGGGAATCATTTGGGCTCCCGCTACAGCAGCCCTGACTATCTGAAAGAATCAGATCAGAGCAGCTCAGCCGTCACTGCTGAGCTCCCCCGGACCAGACTTAAAGACGTCTCGCAGACCTCCGAGAGCGATGCTAAGGATGCAGAAgagctgtctgctgtctgtccgGAGGATCCTGAGGACACGGGCATATTCGTTGACTCGTACACATTAAGGTACATTGAAAGATTTGACAAGAAGGAGCTCGACAGGTGCCTGAGGGGTCTTGGCGCGTCTGTCGAGAGCGTTGAAGGGCTCGACCTCATGCAGATATTGTTGACTGAGAAGCAAACCTCCACGTCTGCCTTGAGGATCCATCAGGCCTTGATTAGACTCAGCACTCTGGTGGACTTTTGGCAGTCCACTTTAAGAGTTCATCAGCTCGACTATGACGAGGAGGAGCAGCctgagaaacagaaactgatcCAGATCTGCGATGATGTGAATTTCCTGTTCGATGACGTTCTTTACATCTCCGAGGATTCTTGCGTCAAAGTCATCGGCCCTTCGGTCTCCAGTCACTTGTTCTATAGGACAGTGAAGGACAGGATTGctgaacacaaagacaaatgccTGAGAATATAG